The proteins below come from a single uncultured Carboxylicivirga sp. genomic window:
- a CDS encoding strawberry notch C-terminal domain-containing protein produces MKSDIKICKSSITIKFGSVPPKYISARLIELGFKTTNNKSFVRTKKLAQNEHEYLQGMFGHKGLGMAYIPTAEKGFILDTTVPDSMGHEMHIAIRKVKKSIGIPLFDYVAEKLDYSNDELVKSLSCEQIDAVSLAIYNIEKRGQGIIVGDQTGIGKGRTAAALIRYGVKSGLQPVFLSEKPNLFTDLYRDLSDIGSSALVPFIVNTKESKTNVKDKSGEVIYTAPEKPTQERIIKGKKVPNNYNFVCATYSQFNQPKKPAKQEFLNAASNGNIIIMDEAHNASGSSNTGEFMQGVLRQTKGVCFLSATFAKRPDNMPIYAQKTSMSDANMSKEDLVEAITKGGVALQEVLAAQLVSEGQMIRRERSFEGVEVNYIELKEKAKEQAETADKITSIIRDIIGFQEKYINKQVDELDKIAAAESKEVETRKGTEKAGVDNIPYFSKVFNVINQLLFSLNASDVADHAIKRLKEGKKPIIAFASTMGSFLEGMAKPDDVINGDFSTVLEKGLDSVLRYTEKDIDGESQGKQFNIADLSEDAQLAYYDIIRRIEQASTGITISPLDLIIQKIKEAGYSVGEVTGRKLCVQYKNLNRKNTTALVMSRKKENTADLFRQFNDNEIDCLLINQSGSTGASAHAIVTDKVPAEKVKQRVMVILQPELNINTEIQKRGRINRTGQIIKPIYDYIISSIPAQKRFMMMLKKKLKSLDANTTSNQKSSKSQLESDDFLNKYGDKVVRQYMLENEELNKALDNPLKFEGKESDETPSEGDASKVTGRVAVLSVKEQEKFYQEVIERYNDYIEYLKQADEYDLEVEVLNLKAESLEKRVVIAGKGGRSVFGNDTFLEKCECNVLKKPYGKAELEKLIQKQLSSKHPDSISEEIVSAHEKFVQNKLSDDLKALEGKYKDLFNGITDEKGYQKIPVYDKAAQRDYVAERTEEIEEGKQAEITKTKTQSENRKRYLNNFFKFFKVGHGYFYPAVSFETDSSSNSYCVFLGFDINPKRKNPYAPSSVKLRFAISDSRKYIVLPASGDTAKEIERVMSRSMQLTTGQKESLIERWDEAIKDFTADRQTRYIVTGNILQGSADFSGKLVSFTTKGRGVQKGILMSEAWSPDNNDNKADNYVVAPIAKLQKHIMSLRNGATIATENRITIARHYDGTFKVIMPKTKTHIPIYTDKEVVKLLVNNRDGFEMVSGNMRASVEESKMPKLLNLLGERFSLSVKIPRHYYDEFLDKGTKRSNSTDSLTNEAMKMFEQDKKEFPKRLAKQKQSAPKGKKISIDKGKQLTLVKLRAKAILIKQKQLRAVAGLGTHPKIKTIL; encoded by the coding sequence ATGAAATCAGACATTAAAATATGCAAAAGCAGCATTACCATAAAGTTTGGTAGCGTTCCACCAAAATATATATCGGCACGGCTTATTGAGTTAGGTTTTAAAACCACTAACAACAAGAGTTTTGTCCGCACCAAAAAGTTGGCTCAAAACGAGCATGAGTATTTACAAGGAATGTTCGGGCATAAAGGGCTTGGCATGGCATATATACCCACAGCCGAAAAAGGTTTTATCCTGGATACAACCGTTCCCGATTCGATGGGACATGAAATGCACATCGCTATCCGGAAAGTAAAGAAAAGTATTGGGATACCTCTGTTTGACTACGTTGCCGAGAAACTCGATTACAGTAATGATGAACTTGTAAAGTCGCTTTCATGCGAACAGATTGATGCGGTATCGTTAGCCATTTACAATATCGAGAAGCGTGGCCAGGGAATTATTGTTGGCGACCAAACAGGAATCGGCAAAGGCAGAACCGCAGCAGCTCTAATCCGCTACGGTGTTAAAAGTGGACTGCAACCTGTATTCTTATCCGAAAAGCCCAACCTGTTTACAGACCTATATCGAGACTTATCGGACATTGGAAGTTCTGCCCTGGTTCCATTTATCGTGAACACCAAAGAGAGCAAAACTAATGTAAAGGACAAAAGCGGAGAAGTCATATATACAGCTCCTGAAAAACCTACACAAGAGCGGATTATTAAGGGAAAGAAAGTACCCAACAATTACAACTTTGTTTGTGCTACTTATTCGCAGTTCAATCAGCCGAAAAAGCCAGCCAAACAAGAGTTTTTAAACGCTGCAAGTAATGGCAATATCATCATCATGGACGAAGCTCATAATGCTTCGGGCAGCTCCAATACAGGAGAATTTATGCAAGGTGTATTAAGGCAAACCAAAGGCGTTTGTTTCCTGTCAGCCACATTTGCCAAGCGACCTGATAACATGCCGATTTATGCTCAAAAGACTTCAATGAGCGATGCTAACATGAGCAAAGAGGACTTGGTGGAAGCCATCACCAAAGGTGGTGTTGCCTTGCAAGAAGTATTAGCAGCACAGCTTGTAAGTGAGGGGCAAATGATTAGGCGTGAACGCTCTTTTGAAGGTGTGGAAGTGAACTACATTGAGCTGAAAGAAAAAGCCAAAGAGCAAGCCGAAACAGCTGACAAGATTACCTCAATCATCCGTGATATTATTGGGTTTCAGGAGAAGTACATCAACAAACAGGTTGACGAGCTTGATAAGATTGCAGCAGCCGAAAGTAAAGAGGTTGAAACACGCAAAGGAACTGAGAAAGCCGGGGTTGATAATATTCCATATTTCTCAAAAGTCTTTAACGTCATTAATCAATTGCTCTTTAGCCTTAATGCCTCTGATGTTGCCGACCATGCCATTAAGCGATTGAAAGAAGGTAAGAAACCCATTATTGCCTTTGCTTCAACAATGGGCAGCTTTTTAGAAGGAATGGCAAAACCCGATGATGTGATTAATGGTGATTTTTCCACCGTATTGGAAAAGGGATTGGATTCAGTTCTTCGCTACACCGAAAAGGATATTGATGGAGAATCACAGGGCAAACAGTTCAATATTGCAGACCTATCAGAAGATGCACAATTGGCTTACTATGATATTATCAGGCGAATCGAACAGGCTTCAACAGGTATTACTATAAGCCCTCTGGACCTTATTATCCAAAAGATAAAAGAAGCCGGCTATTCAGTTGGTGAAGTTACAGGGAGAAAGCTTTGTGTACAGTACAAGAACCTGAATAGGAAAAACACCACAGCTTTGGTGATGAGCCGAAAAAAGGAAAACACAGCCGACTTGTTCCGTCAGTTCAATGACAATGAAATAGACTGTCTGCTTATCAATCAAAGTGGTTCAACAGGAGCTTCGGCACATGCCATTGTCACCGATAAGGTGCCAGCAGAAAAAGTGAAGCAACGTGTGATGGTGATACTCCAACCTGAACTGAACATCAATACCGAAATTCAAAAGCGTGGGCGTATCAACCGCACAGGGCAGATAATAAAACCGATTTACGATTACATTATCTCATCCATTCCTGCACAAAAGCGGTTTATGATGATGCTCAAAAAGAAGCTGAAATCATTGGATGCCAATACCACCTCCAACCAAAAAAGCAGCAAGTCACAATTGGAATCCGATGACTTTTTGAATAAGTACGGTGACAAAGTGGTTCGCCAATATATGTTGGAAAACGAGGAACTAAACAAAGCCCTGGATAACCCACTCAAATTTGAAGGCAAAGAGAGTGATGAGACACCATCCGAAGGTGATGCTTCAAAGGTAACAGGGCGTGTGGCTGTTTTATCGGTTAAGGAACAGGAGAAGTTTTACCAAGAGGTTATTGAGCGATATAACGATTACATTGAATACCTCAAGCAAGCCGATGAGTACGACTTAGAGGTTGAAGTCTTGAACCTGAAAGCGGAATCCCTTGAAAAAAGAGTTGTGATTGCCGGGAAAGGTGGACGTTCTGTTTTTGGTAACGATACTTTTTTGGAAAAATGCGAATGTAACGTACTTAAAAAGCCCTATGGTAAAGCAGAACTTGAAAAGCTGATTCAAAAACAACTAAGCAGTAAACACCCCGATAGTATTTCTGAAGAAATAGTTTCGGCTCACGAGAAATTCGTCCAAAACAAGTTATCTGACGATTTAAAGGCATTGGAAGGAAAATACAAAGACCTTTTTAATGGCATTACCGATGAGAAAGGCTATCAGAAAATTCCTGTATATGACAAAGCAGCCCAAAGAGATTATGTCGCTGAAAGAACCGAAGAAATTGAAGAAGGAAAACAAGCCGAGATTACTAAGACCAAAACACAAAGCGAGAACCGAAAACGCTACCTGAACAACTTTTTCAAGTTCTTCAAAGTCGGTCATGGTTATTTCTATCCGGCAGTAAGTTTTGAAACCGATAGCAGTTCCAATTCATACTGCGTTTTTCTTGGTTTCGACATTAACCCAAAGCGCAAGAATCCTTATGCTCCTTCATCGGTGAAGCTTCGTTTTGCCATATCGGACAGTCGTAAATATATCGTTCTCCCAGCATCGGGCGATACCGCCAAAGAAATTGAGCGTGTAATGAGCCGTAGTATGCAGCTTACAACAGGTCAAAAAGAAAGTTTGATTGAGCGTTGGGATGAAGCCATTAAAGACTTCACAGCAGACCGACAAACCCGTTACATCGTAACTGGAAACATACTTCAAGGCTCTGCGGATTTTTCGGGTAAGTTGGTAAGCTTCACTACCAAAGGCAGAGGCGTTCAGAAAGGCATTTTAATGAGTGAGGCATGGTCGCCCGACAATAACGATAATAAAGCAGACAACTATGTTGTTGCTCCAATCGCCAAACTGCAAAAGCACATTATGAGCCTTCGCAACGGGGCTACTATTGCGACCGAAAACAGGATTACAATAGCCAGGCATTATGATGGCACTTTTAAGGTCATCATGCCGAAAACTAAAACACATATCCCCATTTACACCGATAAAGAAGTGGTAAAACTCCTGGTTAATAATCGGGATGGTTTTGAAATGGTATCGGGCAATATGAGGGCTTCGGTTGAAGAAAGCAAGATGCCTAAACTTCTTAATCTGCTTGGTGAGCGGTTCAGTCTTTCGGTTAAAATTCCTCGCCATTATTACGATGAGTTTTTGGATAAGGGAACAAAGCGAAGCAACTCAACAGATAGCCTTACTAATGAGGCGATGAAGATGTTTGAACAGGACAAAAAGGAATTCCCCAAACGACTGGCCAAACAAAAACAATCCGCACCCAAAGGCAAGAAAATAAGCATTGACAAGGGCAAGCAATTGACACTTGTAAAGCTTCGGGCAAAAGCAATCCTGATAAAACAGAAACAGCTTCGGGCGGTTGCCGGGCTTGGTACTCACCCTAAAATCAAGACCATACTATGA
- a CDS encoding glycosyl hydrolase 108 family protein: MKTFDELFDGVIKHEGYYANIEGDRGGETYMGVARNLHPDWEGWQYIDAYKETYGRIPWNFKIDVPQLTQLVKDFYKQTFYKRFKIDKISNGSLQEIIFDWCVNSGVWGARGVQRVLNQFFDADLKMDGIIGNQTLSAINDCDPRTLFVAIHRARVRYYHSIAKKVRIICF; encoded by the coding sequence ATGAAAACATTCGATGAGTTGTTTGATGGTGTAATCAAACACGAAGGCTATTATGCCAACATAGAAGGCGACCGAGGTGGAGAAACCTATATGGGTGTTGCCCGGAATTTGCATCCCGATTGGGAAGGTTGGCAATATATTGATGCCTACAAGGAAACCTATGGAAGAATTCCTTGGAACTTTAAAATTGATGTTCCTCAATTGACACAGCTTGTAAAGGATTTTTATAAGCAGACCTTTTACAAAAGGTTTAAAATTGATAAAATCTCCAATGGCTCACTACAAGAAATCATTTTTGACTGGTGCGTTAATAGTGGAGTATGGGGAGCCAGGGGTGTTCAACGTGTATTAAATCAATTCTTTGATGCCGACTTAAAAATGGATGGTATTATCGGAAATCAAACACTATCTGCAATAAACGATTGCGACCCAAGGACTTTATTTGTTGCCATTCATAGAGCAAGAGTAAGGTATTACCATTCTATTGCAAAAAAGGTAAGAATCATTTGTTTTTAG
- a CDS encoding site-specific integrase yields the protein MGAKVSTAIVLYKSQTKKNGKHPAKLRVTYNRKQMYYSIDNKERVYEFTPEEFNKVTAPKPRGIYKDIKLEFSLIEDKANKIIAKMETFSFRQFKTKFGIAGGDLTNIIYYFERRIKEFGENDQWCSWQQFTTAMRTLKLYFGSKQIDFKELTVHELEKYEKWMVDKRGLSMSSINTYMGSTRAIFKIAHREGAISKDIYPFGEGKYKLPSGSNLKRALKMEEIKKIYYYECDEFSYRDEAKDMWLFSYLMNGANMNDIVRLKYNNIDNEFITFIRRKTRKTSKVVKPISVVLTDDLKRIINKWGNKDRSPDNYVFKYIDDDMPEKKVRLALNLLIHRINDNLKLIAKDVGIDKTLTTYTARHSFSTVLKRSGVSTEFIGESLGHNNLRTTELYLDSFEDDTKKEVVKHLTAF from the coding sequence ATGGGAGCAAAAGTTAGTACTGCAATAGTTTTATATAAAAGTCAAACAAAGAAGAACGGTAAGCATCCTGCTAAACTCAGGGTTACATACAACCGAAAACAAATGTATTACAGCATTGACAATAAAGAGCGTGTTTATGAATTTACGCCAGAGGAATTTAATAAAGTTACAGCTCCAAAGCCAAGAGGAATTTATAAGGATATTAAATTAGAGTTTTCTTTAATAGAAGATAAAGCAAATAAGATTATTGCTAAAATGGAAACATTCTCATTTAGGCAGTTTAAGACAAAATTTGGTATTGCAGGAGGCGACCTTACTAATATCATATATTATTTTGAAAGGCGTATAAAAGAATTTGGAGAAAATGACCAATGGTGCAGTTGGCAACAATTCACTACTGCGATGAGAACCCTAAAACTTTACTTTGGCAGTAAACAAATCGACTTTAAGGAACTAACTGTTCATGAACTTGAAAAGTATGAGAAATGGATGGTTGATAAAAGAGGTCTTTCAATGTCTTCAATTAATACCTATATGGGTTCAACGAGAGCAATATTTAAAATTGCACACCGTGAAGGTGCTATTTCTAAGGATATTTACCCTTTTGGCGAAGGAAAATACAAGCTACCTTCTGGCTCAAACTTAAAAAGAGCTTTGAAAATGGAAGAAATCAAGAAGATATATTACTACGAATGTGATGAGTTTTCATATCGTGATGAAGCTAAAGATATGTGGTTATTCAGTTACCTTATGAATGGAGCAAACATGAATGATATTGTAAGATTAAAATACAATAACATAGATAATGAGTTCATTACATTTATTCGCAGAAAAACACGAAAAACAAGTAAAGTAGTCAAACCAATAAGCGTTGTTTTAACAGATGACTTAAAAAGAATAATTAATAAATGGGGAAATAAAGACCGTTCTCCTGATAACTATGTGTTTAAATACATAGATGATGACATGCCAGAAAAAAAGGTAAGACTAGCTTTAAATCTGCTCATTCATAGAATAAATGACAACTTAAAATTAATTGCAAAAGACGTAGGTATTGACAAGACTTTAACAACATATACGGCAAGACATAGCTTTTCAACAGTTCTAAAACGTTCAGGGGTATCTACGGAGTTTATTGGCGAGAGTTTAGGGCATAATAATCTTAGAACAACCGAACTTTACCTTGATAGCTTTGAGGACGACACTAAGAAAGAAGTGGTTAAACATTTAACGGCTTTCTAA
- a CDS encoding LPD1 domain-containing protein: MTEKEFYKKYKAIHKDIRTKGKSKASIIANGFKEGVNVNALPIYKGFEKATDIIATRYKPRKGDFVWILPKQGFIEGRNGYKTKQGYKPTPNDGYFIISDDWSLYENYCANLAKPNDNLGDIDTEVEKALQEKQKNREFKDAGKRVHGSRKEQAMYNKLISSSDLNSIEQDEATAIELIKKDKVFPKVDPQAEKENGTDSGCAFLKVKVRQAFPVKPHANTKEAREQYVKMAEAFTKVLADAISITDLQQLDTFANNGEIVGKHDFGMIFGKALRNIVFTIKGYRTTSAVKETYMKAHQYSGITKEQAAPHAKRLKEYTDKRIKRQQDCIDSAKQILSPADMKRHKQNDLTFQGGMLSSVRTVEDYVRYVIQVCTRFINDAKREYDEQKERFPYKEFKPDWSWAETKKTSKSKSSSKPKIEAVPLSYIKRTGGLLIEEADENTVIKKLHFKSLTLGNYVKDDEAREHIRHFVAAIVDLCEVLDINLSINEALAIAFGAFGRGGKAMATYYPTRQLINLTKRNGDGSVAHEWGHFFDHYLNGLELSTKPLRSESYLNTIIESLGYRKKYFIGGNSSPTKDWFKDILKTSLKKVVPTFHERQSVVHTSIVSLILMLRFGYYALEDKAISYNDFDETKKRRTDSYLYHYSKLQGTYWKDIAEMFARSFECYVYDKLKEKDRVNNYLVSGGMFSHPVYPQGQERIYINKCFDNMIYAIKEHLSIKSFEPFTDKRADEYIDLTEKGSVNKGVIVGKERKLKLAKIRAKAIRIKQKQVLAKGSE; encoded by the coding sequence ATGACCGAAAAAGAGTTTTATAAAAAGTACAAAGCCATTCACAAGGATATTCGCACCAAAGGAAAATCAAAGGCTTCCATTATAGCCAATGGTTTTAAAGAGGGCGTTAATGTCAATGCTTTGCCCATCTATAAAGGTTTTGAAAAAGCAACCGATATTATTGCTACCCGATATAAACCAAGAAAGGGTGACTTCGTTTGGATTCTACCAAAACAAGGCTTCATCGAAGGACGGAATGGCTACAAAACAAAGCAAGGTTACAAGCCCACTCCTAATGATGGTTACTTTATAATCAGCGATGATTGGTCGTTGTATGAAAACTACTGTGCCAACTTAGCAAAACCCAATGATAACCTTGGGGATATTGATACAGAAGTTGAAAAGGCTTTACAGGAAAAGCAAAAGAACCGGGAATTTAAAGATGCCGGGAAGCGTGTTCATGGTTCCAGGAAAGAACAAGCCATGTACAACAAGCTTATCAGCAGTAGTGATTTAAACAGCATCGAACAGGATGAAGCCACCGCTATTGAGCTTATCAAAAAGGATAAGGTATTTCCAAAGGTTGACCCACAGGCAGAAAAAGAAAATGGAACGGATTCGGGTTGTGCATTTTTGAAAGTAAAAGTTCGTCAGGCATTCCCGGTAAAACCACACGCCAATACCAAAGAAGCGAGGGAGCAATATGTGAAAATGGCGGAGGCTTTTACAAAAGTTCTTGCTGATGCGATTTCAATTACAGATTTACAACAACTCGATACCTTTGCTAATAATGGTGAGATTGTGGGTAAGCATGATTTTGGAATGATATTCGGTAAGGCACTTCGCAATATTGTCTTTACCATTAAGGGCTATCGGACAACATCTGCGGTCAAGGAAACTTACATGAAAGCCCATCAATATTCAGGTATCACAAAAGAACAGGCAGCTCCACATGCTAAGAGGTTGAAAGAGTACACCGACAAACGGATAAAACGCCAACAGGATTGTATTGATTCTGCAAAGCAAATTCTTTCTCCTGCCGACATGAAACGCCACAAGCAAAACGACCTGACTTTTCAGGGTGGAATGTTGAGCAGCGTTCGGACTGTGGAGGACTATGTAAGGTATGTTATTCAGGTTTGCACAAGGTTTATCAATGATGCAAAAAGAGAATATGATGAGCAAAAAGAACGATTCCCATACAAGGAATTTAAACCAGATTGGAGTTGGGCAGAAACAAAGAAAACAAGCAAATCAAAAAGCAGTAGCAAGCCTAAAATAGAAGCCGTACCGCTATCATATATTAAACGCACAGGCGGTTTGTTGATTGAAGAAGCGGATGAAAATACGGTTATCAAGAAGCTTCATTTTAAATCGCTCACATTAGGAAACTACGTGAAGGATGATGAAGCCAGGGAACACATTCGCCACTTTGTTGCAGCCATCGTTGATTTATGCGAGGTGCTTGACATCAACCTATCCATAAACGAAGCCCTGGCTATTGCTTTCGGTGCATTCGGTCGTGGAGGTAAAGCAATGGCTACTTACTACCCAACACGCCAACTTATCAACCTGACCAAACGAAACGGTGACGGCTCGGTAGCCCATGAGTGGGGACATTTCTTTGACCACTATCTGAATGGCTTGGAATTATCAACCAAACCGCTACGTTCAGAAAGCTATCTGAATACTATCATTGAAAGTTTAGGCTACCGCAAGAAGTATTTCATTGGTGGTAATTCATCACCAACAAAAGATTGGTTCAAGGATATTCTGAAAACCTCCTTAAAGAAGGTTGTACCGACATTTCATGAGAGACAATCGGTGGTGCATACAAGTATCGTTTCGCTTATCCTAATGCTTCGCTTTGGGTATTATGCTTTGGAAGATAAAGCGATTAGCTACAATGATTTTGACGAGACTAAGAAACGTAGAACCGACAGCTACCTGTATCACTATTCCAAACTTCAAGGTACTTATTGGAAAGATATTGCAGAGATGTTTGCCCGAAGCTTTGAATGCTATGTGTACGACAAACTAAAGGAAAAGGACCGGGTAAATAACTACCTAGTATCAGGTGGAATGTTCTCTCATCCTGTTTATCCGCAAGGTCAGGAACGCATTTACATCAATAAGTGCTTTGATAACATGATTTATGCCATCAAGGAGCATTTATCCATTAAATCATTTGAACCATTTACCGATAAACGAGCCGATGAATACATAGACCTGACCGAAAAAGGCAGCGTGAACAAAGGTGTGATAGTAGGCAAAGAGCGCAAACTGAAACTTGCCAAAATCAGAGCTAAAGCAATTCGCATTAAACAGAAACAAGTCCTTGCGAAGGGCAGCGAATAA
- a CDS encoding class I SAM-dependent methyltransferase produces the protein MDKKGYISRIREDLKAERKHSKTTIETIETIAKSFGIANKNMVKEFTELAIILNAREVAHDSSLTTYEKYLDIVALYQSQVNLSFRTSMSVLMQQYSTPAPISFLASSYILKSGSLSGYKAFKNIVKGGGTKGKIVSNAHLTNDKKDFPRYLEPSAGNGLLTIALPYHYTHVNELDDVRLTNLKEQPFAKVSSWDALKPPAAYDRTFDGIVTNPPFGSLSQPELFGKFKIKRLEHAMALNALRCMKDDGKAAIIIGGHTTWDEHGRVTAGTNRIFLNYLYHFYNVEDIIPINGKKLYSRQGTSINTRLILIDGAKAVPEGAAPLKNKLHSTVVNTHEELWDRVGLGNSRSPKPQTKDVKIIKLRAKAILIKQKQLSLGKLPTANRPLRILVACEESQTVTMALRSQGHEAYSCDILPTTGKHPEWHIQDDVLNQLDKGWDMMIAFPPCTYLTVSGNAWMHAPERQKERRKALAFIRKLMKAPIDKIAIENPIGVISTAIRKPDQIIQPYYFGDNAKKSTCLWLKNLPLLEPTDMLDEDQLEYKHWYDKKKKRWRRQPLWYYQARDLSDEERRRVRSKTFQGIAEAMADQWTTKNNYSIAV, from the coding sequence ATGGATAAAAAGGGCTACATATCAAGGATTCGTGAGGATTTAAAGGCGGAACGTAAGCACTCTAAAACCACAATAGAAACTATAGAAACTATTGCCAAAAGCTTCGGTATTGCCAATAAAAACATGGTAAAAGAATTTACCGAACTGGCAATAATCCTTAACGCAAGAGAGGTAGCACATGACAGTTCGCTTACCACTTACGAAAAATACCTTGATATTGTAGCCCTGTATCAATCACAGGTCAATCTTTCCTTCCGAACAAGCATGAGTGTGTTGATGCAGCAATATTCCACTCCGGCACCCATTTCCTTCCTGGCATCGAGTTACATTTTAAAATCAGGTAGCTTATCAGGTTACAAAGCTTTTAAGAACATCGTAAAAGGTGGTGGAACTAAAGGTAAAATTGTCAGCAATGCTCACCTTACCAATGATAAAAAAGACTTTCCAAGATATTTAGAGCCATCGGCAGGGAACGGACTTTTAACCATTGCTTTGCCTTACCACTATACCCATGTTAACGAGCTGGACGATGTAAGGCTTACCAACCTGAAAGAACAACCTTTCGCAAAGGTCAGCTCTTGGGATGCGTTAAAACCTCCGGCAGCTTATGACAGAACTTTTGACGGCATAGTAACGAATCCACCTTTCGGTTCACTTTCTCAACCTGAACTTTTCGGGAAGTTTAAAATCAAGCGATTGGAACATGCAATGGCTTTGAATGCTTTGCGTTGCATGAAAGATGACGGTAAGGCAGCCATTATCATTGGCGGTCATACCACTTGGGACGAACACGGTCGTGTTACCGCAGGAACTAACCGCATCTTCCTGAATTACCTCTACCACTTTTACAACGTTGAAGATATTATCCCCATTAACGGCAAAAAGCTTTACTCCAGACAAGGAACTTCAATCAATACCCGATTGATTTTAATAGATGGAGCAAAAGCAGTTCCCGAAGGAGCAGCTCCGCTTAAAAATAAACTGCACAGCACCGTTGTCAATACCCACGAAGAACTTTGGGACAGGGTTGGTTTAGGCAACAGTAGAAGCCCAAAACCTCAAACTAAAGATGTAAAGATTATTAAGCTTCGTGCTAAAGCCATCCTGATAAAACAAAAACAGTTATCACTTGGTAAACTTCCAACGGCAAACCGACCGCTACGCATTTTGGTAGCTTGTGAAGAAAGCCAGACAGTTACAATGGCACTTCGCAGTCAGGGGCATGAAGCTTATAGCTGTGATATTCTTCCAACCACAGGTAAACATCCCGAATGGCATATCCAGGATGATGTGTTGAACCAATTAGATAAAGGTTGGGATATGATGATTGCTTTTCCACCATGCACCTACTTGACAGTTTCAGGCAATGCCTGGATGCACGCCCCGGAACGTCAAAAGGAACGCAGGAAGGCATTGGCTTTTATCCGCAAACTGATGAAAGCTCCGATTGATAAAATTGCCATTGAAAACCCTATTGGTGTTATCAGTACCGCCATCCGCAAGCCTGACCAAATCATTCAGCCCTACTACTTTGGCGACAATGCAAAGAAATCAACTTGCTTGTGGTTAAAGAACTTACCATTACTAGAACCAACCGATATGCTTGATGAAGACCAATTGGAATACAAGCATTGGTACGACAAGAAGAAAAAACGGTGGAGACGACAACCGCTTTGGTACTATCAGGCAAGGGATTTAAGCGATGAAGAAAGACGAAGGGTTCGCAGTAAGACCTTTCAGGGGATTGCCGAGGCAATGGCTGACCAGTGGACAACAAAGAATAATTATTCAATAGCAGTATAG